A region of the Mangifera indica cultivar Alphonso chromosome 10, CATAS_Mindica_2.1, whole genome shotgun sequence genome:
ttatttcataaaagtTCCGGTGGCAAATAGTAACTCAACCTTTCCAAGTCATGCAAGacaaacccacaaaaaaacCGTCATGCTCTCAGTCTCCTTAAGACATTTGGGCTTTGTCTTTACAAGTATACCCCAACGCAACCCCACCTCATAAAAGTGACCTAACCGCCCATTAAAAAGGACAATTCAAGGAGGACAAAAATTCTTGAATTGTTTAAAGCTAACCCCACGCCACTCCTCATGGATTGGCTTGGAATCTCATTCTccacaaactcaaatttgttttcgGTCCAATCAATTAAAGATGGTGGTCCAATTTGGATAAAGCCGCCACGTAAGTACTTGAAACTATAACTTCAATGCTTTTGTTTCGTTCCCACATTGTCATCTTCGCCcattttcttaatctttaaCTTATACATTGGTTGGTTCATTGTACAGTTGTATTTAAAATAacgcaatattatatgtatatattattttttatatattataaatatataaataatatattattgtttaattaagtattaatttttttaaattttaaattatttaattatataatgatatattatttatttactcaaattatatatttataactttattgtttaaattatgtttaacaCTTAACGATAgaattaaggttaaaaataaaagatctaTGTAAAGTTAGAGATGTAATTTTATACTGataataacaaagaaaataaaatttatgaagtAGTTTAAGCTATTGATCAAAAACCTAcgtttattattatgttattaactataatgaaaatatttatatagggTAACCGTACGATTTTTGTTCTATACAAGAGCAAGAGGAAATGGTATTATGAGTAACAGAATAAGATATGAagatgtttaaaaaaatatattgattgtGATATCtcataaaaatagaatatcAATGTTATTACATGGAGCGTATCATTGAAATTTAATTGAGCAAATTGTGAAAATTATTAAGACTTATCCTCCAcgttatttttaaataaaatgattttaaccTATATTCCaagtaaacatatatatatttatagatgGTGTATCTATTCATTACATATTATTCGtttattttatacaatttctgtataatttttttttgaaagggaAGTCTCGATAGacaataatataagtaattttatatacataaataataatatatcattgtataattaaataattaaaaattaaaaataaaacaatattatggaTAAGGATAAGACTTGGaatcaaacaaattgaattAGTTGCACTTGTACATTGAATTTATGATTAGCCCTACTGAAAATGGATAACGTTGACCCCTTTGACTTAAATGGTCTTGAAGGTAACGTTACCCTAAATACTGTTTATTAATCTAAAAGTGAAATTATTTGTGCTAATTTAGGAAATAAGCCAATTCAACCGTAATTAATTAGTTCAATTAAATAGAACATGAAATAATGCCATTTGAAAAGCAGCAACCAGAAGTCCAAAAGAGAATCAAACGGTAAAAATTACCCACAATTGAAAATCCAACGGCTGAGAGATCCCCAACCAGTTGCGGAGACACGGAGCCGCACTTACCCATTTCTTTGGAGCCCAAACTAACCTCACTCAAACCCATTAAACTAACCATGGTTAAACTTTACTTGTCCAGTAATTATGGCTCTCTATAAATGAActctccttttcttcttcttccttgttgctTGAATTATTCTCGAGCTTATCTTCTTCTTGCAGTCCACGTAATTTGACCTtgcttttagtttttattttcttttttatgcgAAAATGAGTTGCAGTGGCTGCAGAATCCTCAGAAAAGGTTGCAGCGAGAACTGCATGCTTAGACACTGTCTACAATGGATAGACGGCCCTCAAGCTCAGGCCAACGCCACCGTCTTCGTCGCCAAGTTCTTCGGCCGAGCCGGTCTTATGTCGTTTATCTCCGCCGTGCCTGAAACTCAACGTCCTGGTATGTCTCTCTCAAACGACTACGTATATACGTCTCGATTTTATGAAGAATTTTCAGAATTTTACTCGTTTATTAACgcatttgaatgaattttttgaCGGTGTTTGAGGTGGTGGTGGTTGCAGCATTGTTTCAGTCGTTGCTATACGAGGCGGTGGGGAGGACGGTGAATACGGTGAGCGGAGCAGTGGGGCTGCTGTTGACGGGGAACTGGCACGTGTGCCAGACGGCGGTGGAGACGGTTCTTTGCGGAGGCGAGTTGCATCCACTGCCAGACGTGTTGACGTCGGAGTTTGATGACGTGTCAGAATCTGGTGTACTCCACTGTACATCTCTTTCGAGAGAGGTTATTTCCGTTCCCTTGAAAAGGAACAGCAGTGAACCCCAGGGAGATCTCGATCTGACTTTGACGACTTGTTTGCCGTCGAGAGCAGTGAAACGTCCCGCACCAAGTCCGTCAGAGGAGTCCAAAACGACAACGTCCGGAAGTGGGCTTGAAAATTGTAGTTCTGAGGGAGGTAAAAGGAAGCTCTTGAGACTGTTCCTTTAATCTTCCTTTTTATCGTAATGGAAATGAATTTTGAGTTTTCCTGATTAGGAAAGAAATCTTTTTATTCTTtgcttttcatttattttttcaaaatcctCTTCTTTAAAAAAACTTCCTTCATACATATAATCAAGTTGTTTTGATGCTGAAAGTTTTCGAgctttaaacatataataaaatatgtaattacTGTTAGTTTTGATGGGAGTGGGGAAGAAGAAAGAGGTGTATATTGCGGGCATAAGGGGTTGATTTGGGTTCGCTCAGCGCGAAAATATTATTGGGTTAACTCAAACATCAGttttactttaataataataaagattaagtttagtttgtcaatgtttttgataatattatttattattttgataatattatttatttatttaataatattatttatttcattaataaatttttagtgatatcattataaaatcacattaaattcaaactaattctAAGTTTAAATCAGGTCTAATCAATTAGGAGTGGTCTCTCAACCCtgttttaaagtaaaaattaaagaaataagaaataagataatattaaataataaaattatatatattaatttatataataataataatattatcttattataattAGTGATACATCACCTTTAATGCATGTACGTGATTTTAGGAAAAAGGTAAATGGGCTTTGGATAAAACCGTAAAAGAGGCAAAGTTGGAGCATTGGGGTATGAGCCCGTAAGGCCTGACCTACCACAGGAATGAAAAGAGAAGGCAGAAACAAATTGTCCTGGAAAGCAAACAAATCTCATAGCAtagacaaagaaattaaaaaaaagaagggaaaaggactatttcctatccaaatttttgtttaaccttaaagtaatatttatgaaaaataaaaaacctaaactttTATCTATAGCCAAATGGttgtctaaattttcagttaaagatagaggtaaaatcgttattttcctataaactttgaatttcaaactttttatcatttccccactccaggtttaaaaactaacatttcaacatattcttaaagtttaaaaaatttagatttcactcCTAAGATTTGCTTCTTTCTCCAACCACTACTGACGGTCAACTCTTTTCACTGATCTTCTTTCTCCAGTTACAAAGGATGACAAAGGACGAATCTTTATCGTCCAGATTTAGACGACAAAGTATCGTCCAGAtctagaaaaataaacaaagaacaATGCTTCATCATCACATCATCTAGATGCGATGAGCTACAAAGGAGATCTCCTTCTCTTCGTCATCCCAGTCGTGTGACGGGGATGAGATGAGTGTTTGTTTTTTGGTGGTGGCGGGGAGCATGAGATGAATGTTTGTTTTTTGGTTACTTTCAACAATAATGTTTAATGGAGTGAAATATTAGCCAATAGAAAAAGGGTGACAACTGGGATGGTGGGATCCACAGGGGTGATAATGCCGTGATGGTATTCTCCATTGTTGTTGGactaattttctctttaattttttttttttaacgctctgctttgttttgttttatttgatagATAAATTAGTAATCAGACACATGGTTATTAAATCGAATGTATAGGTGTTCCCACATCAAACACTTTGTCCTTTATATTTCTTCTTAGGGTTAGAAGTCAAGCGCAACGGCGAAGGAATTGTTCTTagcaaataaaaatatgcaCAAGATGTGGTAGATGAAATTAATCTCGACAACTACAAAACTGTCAACACCCTTATTCCTCAGTAGCACGACACAAATCCAGAAAGCGTAGAACCTATGTAAGATGTTCTTTTCCTGCTGTCGCTTGAATGGGCGATTCAATTGTCTGACCTTGATAAGACTCGATTTAGCTTATGACAGTTCCATCTTTTTAGTCAGTTCTTGCAACAACCACAATATCCGTACTTGCATTTAGCTAAATTTATCATGTGATATTTCGCGTCCACCATCAAGCAAGGAATCCGCTTTATAGGCAACAACCCACTTGTTTTTTGAGCTTATAGTGATGCAAATTGGAGTGCACGCCGCTCAACAAGATGGCCACTCTCTGTCATGACCCTATCATGTGGAGATCTGAAAAACAACTCATTGTTACCCTATTCTTTATCGAATTTGAGTATAGGGTTACGGCCAAAACTACTAAATAAGGTTTGATTGGTTCACTCGTTGAAAGACATGTTTCTCAAAGTTTCTTGACCCATAAACTACTTTGTGACAACAATGTTGCTATTCAGATTgcctcaaattcaatttttcatgaaagaacGAAACACATTGCAGTCGATTGCCATTATATCCATCTCCAACACCAAGCCAAACTTCTTAACTTTT
Encoded here:
- the LOC123228184 gene encoding LOB domain-containing protein 42-like isoform X2; the encoded protein is MSCSGCRILRKGCSENCMLRHCLQWIDGPQAQANATVFVAKFFGRAGLMSFISAVPETQRPGGGGCSIVSVVAIRGGGEDGEYGERSSGAAVDGELARVPDGGGDGSLRRRVASTARRVDVGV
- the LOC123228184 gene encoding LOB domain-containing protein 38-like isoform X1, translating into MSCSGCRILRKGCSENCMLRHCLQWIDGPQAQANATVFVAKFFGRAGLMSFISAVPETQRPALFQSLLYEAVGRTVNTVSGAVGLLLTGNWHVCQTAVETVLCGGELHPLPDVLTSEFDDVSESGVLHCTSLSREVISVPLKRNSSEPQGDLDLTLTTCLPSRAVKRPAPSPSEESKTTTSGSGLENCSSEGGKRKLLRLFL